A single genomic interval of Oligoflexus sp. harbors:
- a CDS encoding cation:proton antiporter has product MVHLPELIRDLGIILITAAVTTLLFKWLKQPVVLGYLIAGFLVGPHVSFVPNVIDTKSVHVWAEIGVIFLLFGLGLEFSFKKLAKVGKSAGIAAFFEILTMTTVGYLLGRALGWKMMDSLFLGCILSMSSTTIIIRAFDELGLKAKGFVSLVFGVLIVEDLAAILILVVLTIIASPAPVSGSEVLISTLRLGFFLLLWFAVGIYFVPGVLKKVKRYLSDETLLIVSIGLCLTMVIIATQVGFSPALGAFVMGSILAETKEGGRIEHLMLPVRDLFAAVFFVSVGMMINPKILIDNFWVVLLIIIVTIVGKLFGSGLGALLSGRSLRQSMQAGLSLAQIGEFSFLIAALGVSLKVTSDFLYPIVIAVSAVTTFTTPYMIKYSAQISAWIERRIPARLHDRLTRYEAVMSTESESAGLAMLLKEYGPRILLNSVVVIAFALIVSKLLLPKAVEIFGNHLWIRIAACILALGLCAPFLRAILLGTPLKLSNRPPEQLEQLRRLNFGIVVVRVILGLVMIDFVIGQFVGIRTLFGIALAALGAAVVLYGRYSEPLYQSVEKRFLANLNANDASNSAATNKPVLAPWDAVLAEFVVSPHSPLVAHRLDESDIKGKTGATIAMIDRGGRKLLAPGRSAMLMPFDRVSLIGNDEQLALARSLIEVEEPSSMELTDESAFGLDSLVLGKTSRFIGKPIRDCGLREMVFGLIVGIERDGQRILNPDSLLNLQAEDRLWIVGDRHKIKSIKLQEA; this is encoded by the coding sequence ATGGTTCACTTGCCCGAGCTTATTCGAGATCTTGGGATCATACTGATCACCGCAGCTGTCACCACGCTCCTTTTCAAGTGGCTCAAACAGCCCGTGGTCCTGGGCTACCTCATTGCCGGATTTTTGGTGGGTCCCCATGTCAGCTTTGTGCCCAATGTCATTGATACAAAAAGTGTCCATGTTTGGGCTGAGATCGGCGTTATCTTTCTTCTCTTTGGACTGGGGCTGGAGTTCAGTTTCAAGAAGCTGGCGAAAGTGGGGAAAAGTGCTGGCATAGCGGCCTTTTTTGAGATCCTCACAATGACCACTGTGGGTTATCTTCTGGGTCGCGCGCTGGGCTGGAAAATGATGGATAGCCTCTTTCTAGGCTGTATACTTTCCATGTCATCGACGACCATTATAATCCGAGCTTTTGACGAACTTGGGCTTAAAGCCAAGGGCTTTGTGTCCCTGGTCTTTGGAGTGCTGATTGTGGAGGATCTGGCCGCCATCCTCATACTCGTGGTGCTGACGATCATCGCCTCGCCAGCGCCGGTGTCGGGCAGCGAAGTTCTCATTTCGACTCTGCGTTTAGGCTTCTTTCTCCTGCTTTGGTTTGCCGTCGGGATTTATTTTGTACCCGGGGTTCTCAAGAAAGTGAAACGCTATCTTTCCGACGAGACCCTGCTGATTGTTTCGATTGGTCTGTGTTTGACCATGGTCATCATTGCCACCCAGGTCGGTTTCTCACCCGCTCTGGGCGCCTTCGTCATGGGCTCCATTCTGGCAGAAACCAAAGAAGGAGGACGCATCGAGCATTTGATGCTGCCAGTCCGAGATCTTTTTGCGGCTGTCTTTTTTGTGTCCGTTGGCATGATGATTAACCCCAAAATCCTGATCGACAACTTCTGGGTGGTGTTGCTAATCATTATCGTTACCATCGTCGGCAAGCTTTTTGGTTCCGGGCTCGGCGCGCTCCTTTCAGGTCGCAGCCTCAGACAATCGATGCAAGCCGGCCTCAGCCTGGCTCAGATCGGTGAATTTTCGTTCCTCATCGCAGCCCTCGGGGTCTCTCTTAAAGTGACCAGTGACTTTCTTTATCCTATCGTGATCGCAGTCTCTGCTGTAACGACCTTTACAACTCCTTATATGATCAAATATTCTGCGCAAATCAGCGCGTGGATCGAAAGGCGCATTCCTGCTCGCCTGCACGATCGATTGACCCGTTATGAAGCAGTTATGTCAACGGAATCCGAAAGCGCTGGTTTGGCCATGCTTTTGAAGGAATATGGACCCAGAATTCTATTGAATAGCGTAGTGGTCATCGCCTTCGCGCTCATTGTCAGCAAGCTTCTACTGCCAAAGGCTGTTGAGATCTTTGGCAATCACCTTTGGATTCGCATCGCAGCCTGTATTCTGGCCCTTGGCCTGTGTGCTCCCTTTCTTCGGGCGATCTTGCTCGGCACACCACTTAAGTTGAGCAATCGTCCTCCTGAGCAGTTGGAGCAGCTGCGCCGACTTAATTTCGGGATTGTGGTAGTCCGCGTGATCCTTGGGCTTGTCATGATTGATTTTGTTATTGGCCAGTTCGTAGGCATAAGGACTCTGTTTGGAATTGCCCTGGCCGCTCTTGGTGCAGCCGTTGTCCTTTATGGACGTTATTCGGAACCTCTCTATCAATCCGTCGAGAAAAGGTTTCTGGCCAACCTGAACGCCAACGACGCAAGCAACAGCGCCGCGACTAACAAACCCGTCCTGGCTCCGTGGGACGCTGTGCTCGCTGAATTTGTCGTTTCACCACATTCACCTCTGGTGGCCCATCGACTGGATGAATCCGATATCAAGGGAAAAACGGGCGCAACCATTGCCATGATCGACCGTGGGGGGCGAAAATTACTGGCTCCAGGTCGTTCGGCCATGCTTATGCCTTTTGACCGCGTCTCGCTGATTGGCAACGATGAACAGCTGGCCTTGGCGCGATCCTTGATCGAAGTTGAAGAGCCATCATCCATGGAACTCACGGACGAAAGTGCGTTTGGTCTTGATTCCCTGGTTCTGGGCAAAACTTCGCGATTTATCGGCAAGCCCATACGGGACTGCGGACTGCGTGAAATGGTTTTTGGTTTAATTGTGGGCATCGAACGTGACGGCCAGCGCATTTTGAATCCGGATTCCTTGCTCAACCTCCAGGCCGAAGACAGGCTTTGGATTGTCGGCGACCGTCACAAGATCAAGTCAATCAAGCTTCAGGAAGCATAA